One genomic window of Cupriavidus sp. P-10 includes the following:
- a CDS encoding UvrD-helicase domain-containing protein, which yields MREPIAPSFSPISDTEIAWACAIMGLPDNAFSAEGSEDPRHTVMQSLDTLDVEACPGSGKTTLLVAKLAILANRWTSSRHGICVLSHTNAARTEIGDRLSASSAGVRLLRHPHFVGTIHSFVNEFLAVPWLRSKGFPIRAIDTDIALQDRWRRIPWNIQLGLGKKRMGWWSLTYTRPDYTGGPKEEYSSATPTYKAMLDACQASTAAGYYCFDEMFIWASELLDRHPHVINTIRRRFPFVFIDEVQDNCELQAAFLHRLLVDGEDPVIRQRFGDSNQAIYHASGAGGAVTDYFPGSKQADLPNSFRFGNEIALVSAPLGVRPQALVGQGPTPAKVQHATCKNTLFLFDDTSVLNVLPAYARHLLKSFDHEALARGEFTAVAGVHRSDKDDHLPRFMGHYAPDYLPELAGRQPKPASFLQFLARARLELEETRSTHPVTRCCAEAMLKLIELSSPDQTIPTGRHAHRHLLSLLNSDGDRRGYLAILDILIVQRGHVSADQWQDTIHRKLMALAAGVTGGPITNGAALQFLTWTEESTAQENVDAKRMVNQFQYPDKNPKVSIRLASIHGVKGETHTATLVLESFQKTHQLKALLPWLTGKKPKGNGDNTAETPTLQERLKLHYVAMTRPSHMLCLAMRRDALGKGDLAAFQGRGWHIVDCNVAET from the coding sequence ATGCGTGAACCGATTGCGCCAAGCTTCAGCCCTATCAGCGATACGGAAATCGCGTGGGCCTGTGCCATCATGGGGTTGCCAGATAACGCCTTCTCGGCGGAGGGGAGCGAGGATCCGCGGCATACCGTCATGCAGTCCCTGGACACGCTTGATGTCGAGGCCTGTCCTGGCAGCGGGAAGACAACCTTGTTGGTCGCGAAACTGGCAATTCTTGCCAACCGATGGACATCGAGCCGCCATGGGATCTGTGTGCTATCGCATACCAATGCCGCCAGGACTGAAATTGGCGATCGCTTGAGCGCATCAAGCGCCGGCGTACGCCTGCTGCGCCACCCCCACTTCGTTGGCACAATCCATTCGTTCGTGAATGAGTTTCTGGCAGTGCCTTGGCTGCGTTCCAAGGGATTCCCCATCAGGGCGATTGATACCGACATTGCACTGCAGGATCGGTGGCGCCGGATCCCATGGAACATTCAACTCGGTCTCGGCAAAAAGCGTATGGGATGGTGGTCCTTGACGTACACCAGACCGGATTACACGGGAGGGCCGAAGGAAGAGTATTCCAGTGCAACGCCGACATACAAGGCCATGCTTGACGCCTGCCAGGCGTCGACAGCGGCGGGGTATTATTGCTTTGATGAAATGTTCATTTGGGCATCGGAATTGCTCGATCGTCACCCGCATGTCATCAACACGATTCGTCGTCGCTTTCCCTTCGTTTTTATTGACGAAGTCCAAGATAATTGTGAGTTGCAAGCAGCATTTCTGCACCGGCTGCTCGTGGACGGCGAGGATCCTGTGATTCGTCAACGCTTCGGTGATTCTAATCAGGCGATCTATCATGCATCGGGTGCCGGCGGCGCCGTAACCGATTACTTTCCGGGGTCCAAACAGGCGGATCTGCCGAATAGTTTTCGATTTGGGAACGAGATTGCCTTGGTGTCTGCGCCGCTGGGGGTTCGCCCCCAAGCGCTTGTTGGGCAGGGACCGACGCCAGCGAAAGTCCAGCACGCCACCTGCAAGAACACGCTCTTCCTGTTCGATGACACGTCGGTCTTGAATGTGCTTCCCGCCTATGCGCGCCATTTGCTCAAATCCTTTGATCACGAGGCGCTCGCGAGAGGCGAGTTCACCGCGGTCGCTGGAGTTCATCGGTCCGATAAAGACGACCATCTGCCACGGTTCATGGGGCACTATGCGCCTGACTACCTTCCCGAACTCGCCGGGCGTCAGCCCAAACCAGCCTCGTTTCTCCAGTTTCTCGCGCGCGCAAGGCTGGAGTTGGAGGAAACCCGAAGCACCCATCCAGTAACGCGATGTTGCGCGGAGGCAATGCTCAAGCTCATTGAGCTTTCAAGTCCAGATCAAACCATCCCGACTGGCCGCCACGCTCATCGGCACCTGCTTTCGCTACTCAACAGCGACGGGGATCGCAGGGGCTATTTGGCGATTCTGGATATCCTCATCGTACAGCGAGGCCATGTGTCTGCGGACCAATGGCAGGACACCATCCACCGAAAGTTGATGGCCTTAGCCGCTGGGGTTACGGGAGGGCCCATCACCAACGGGGCGGCCCTCCAGTTTCTCACGTGGACAGAAGAGTCGACTGCCCAAGAGAATGTTGACGCGAAACGTATGGTCAATCAATTTCAGTACCCTGACAAGAATCCAAAAGTGTCGATTCGGCTCGCATCGATTCACGGGGTGAAAGGGGAGACGCATACCGCTACGCTAGTCCTCGAGTCCTTTCAGAAGACGCACCAACTGAAGGCACTGCTACCGTGGCTTACCGGAAAAAAGCCAAAAGGGAATGGCGACAACACGGCAGAAACTCCGACGCTACAGGAACGTCTGAAACTGCACTACGTTGCCATGACCCGACCGTCCCATATGCTGTGTTTGGCGATGCGGCGCGATGCCCTGGGCAAGGGAGATCTAGCGGCCTTTCAGGGAAGAGGCTGGCATATTGTCGATTGCAATGTCGCCGAAACCTAG
- a CDS encoding heavy metal translocating P-type ATPase, which translates to MTQALKDPVCGMTVSADSKLQAEHSGARYYFCSASCQQKFEAAPEKYTTPPEPPTTEPAAEGTIYTCPMHPEIRQDHPGNCPKCGMALEPLLPDLEEGENPELADFRHRFWWTLPLTGVVFVLAMFGHRFGWMEVSTQSWVELVLATPVVLWAGWPFFVRCFQSIVNRSPNMWTLIGIGTGAAYVYSVIATAMPQAFPQTFAEHGRIGVYFEAAVVIISLTLLGQLLELRARSQTSAAIKSLLGLAPKTARRIGPDGAEEDVPLTHVHVGDLLRVRPGEKVPVDGVVMEGTSAVDESMITGEPIPTTKRVGDRVIGATMNTSGSLVIQSEKVGSQTVLSQIVQMVAQAQRSKAPMQRMADKVAGVFVLGVIGIAVLTLVAWGLFGPEPSWVFGLINAVAVLIIACPCALGLATPMSIMVASGKGASNGVLFRDAAAIENLRKVDTLIVDKTGTLTEGRPVFERAIGANGYAEEDVLRLSASLDQGSEHPLAAAIVEAARERGLQLEKPEGFESSSGIGVRATLGGKKLAIGNTALMQAEGILIDPLVAQADGLRAQGASVMYLAVEGKLAGLLAVSDPVKATTPEALALLREEGIRVVMATGDGIATAKAVAGKLGVDEFHGEVKPADKLELVRSLQRAGAVVAMAGDGINDAPALAKADVGIAMGTGTDVAMNSAQVTLIKGDLRGIARARELSQATIRNMKQNLGFAFIYNALGVPLAAGVLYPVTGLLLSPMIAALAMSLSSASVITNALRLRKAQT; encoded by the coding sequence ATGACGCAGGCCCTCAAGGATCCGGTCTGCGGGATGACCGTCTCGGCCGATTCCAAATTGCAGGCTGAGCATTCTGGGGCTCGCTATTATTTTTGCAGCGCGTCCTGCCAGCAGAAGTTCGAGGCCGCCCCGGAAAAGTACACCACCCCGCCTGAGCCGCCCACGACGGAGCCTGCCGCCGAGGGCACGATCTATACCTGCCCCATGCACCCGGAGATCCGGCAGGACCATCCGGGCAACTGCCCGAAGTGCGGCATGGCGCTGGAGCCGTTGCTGCCGGATCTGGAGGAAGGCGAGAACCCCGAACTGGCAGATTTCCGCCACCGCTTCTGGTGGACGCTTCCGCTCACCGGCGTCGTGTTCGTGCTGGCCATGTTCGGGCATCGCTTCGGCTGGATGGAGGTCTCTACCCAGAGCTGGGTTGAGCTTGTGCTGGCGACACCCGTGGTGCTATGGGCTGGCTGGCCGTTCTTCGTGCGTTGTTTCCAGTCGATCGTCAACCGTAGTCCGAACATGTGGACGCTGATCGGAATCGGCACCGGCGCTGCCTATGTCTACAGCGTCATTGCGACCGCCATGCCGCAGGCGTTTCCGCAGACGTTCGCCGAGCATGGCCGCATCGGCGTGTATTTTGAGGCCGCGGTGGTCATTATCTCGCTCACGCTGCTGGGCCAGCTTCTTGAGCTCCGGGCGCGCTCCCAGACCTCCGCCGCCATCAAGTCGTTGCTGGGCCTCGCGCCCAAGACGGCCCGACGTATCGGCCCCGACGGAGCCGAGGAGGACGTGCCCCTCACCCATGTCCACGTGGGCGATCTGCTGCGCGTGCGGCCCGGCGAGAAGGTGCCGGTCGACGGCGTGGTAATGGAAGGCACCAGCGCGGTCGACGAATCGATGATTACCGGCGAGCCCATTCCGACCACCAAGCGCGTCGGCGACCGAGTCATCGGTGCCACGATGAACACGTCAGGCAGCCTCGTGATCCAATCCGAAAAGGTCGGCTCTCAGACCGTGCTGTCCCAGATCGTCCAGATGGTGGCGCAGGCGCAGCGATCGAAGGCGCCGATGCAGCGGATGGCCGACAAGGTCGCCGGCGTCTTTGTCCTCGGTGTCATCGGCATTGCCGTGCTGACCTTGGTCGCATGGGGACTCTTCGGCCCCGAGCCGAGCTGGGTGTTCGGACTGATTAATGCCGTCGCGGTCCTGATTATTGCTTGCCCCTGTGCACTGGGCCTTGCCACGCCGATGTCGATCATGGTCGCGAGCGGCAAGGGTGCTTCCAACGGCGTGTTGTTCCGCGATGCCGCTGCCATTGAGAATCTGCGCAAGGTCGATACCCTGATTGTCGACAAGACCGGGACGCTCACCGAGGGCCGGCCGGTGTTTGAGCGCGCCATCGGCGCAAACGGTTATGCCGAGGAGGATGTGCTGCGCTTGTCCGCCAGCCTGGACCAGGGCAGCGAACATCCCCTGGCGGCCGCAATCGTTGAGGCAGCCCGCGAGCGCGGCCTGCAACTGGAAAAACCGGAGGGCTTCGAGTCCAGCAGCGGCATCGGGGTAAGAGCCACGCTGGGCGGCAAGAAGCTCGCGATCGGGAACACGGCGCTCATGCAAGCGGAAGGGATTCTCATCGATCCGCTCGTGGCGCAGGCTGATGGGCTGCGTGCGCAAGGCGCCAGCGTCATGTATCTCGCTGTCGAAGGCAAGCTTGCTGGTCTGCTCGCCGTCTCGGACCCGGTAAAGGCCACCACGCCGGAAGCGCTGGCGCTTCTGAGGGAAGAAGGTATCCGTGTCGTGATGGCGACCGGCGACGGGATTGCAACGGCCAAGGCGGTGGCGGGGAAACTAGGCGTTGACGAGTTCCACGGCGAGGTGAAGCCGGCGGACAAGCTTGAACTTGTCAGATCCCTGCAGCGGGCAGGCGCCGTTGTCGCCATGGCCGGCGACGGCATCAACGATGCGCCGGCACTTGCGAAGGCGGATGTCGGCATTGCCATGGGCACCGGCACCGATGTCGCGATGAACAGTGCCCAGGTCACGCTGATCAAGGGAGATTTGCGCGGGATTGCCCGCGCCAGGGAACTCTCCCAAGCGACCATTCGAAACATGAAGCAGAACCTCGGCTTTGCCTTCATCTATAACGCCTTGGGCGTTCCCCTGGCCGCGGGCGTTTTGTATCCGGTCACAGGCTTGTTGCTATCGCCGATGATTGCGGCGCTCGCGATGAGCCTGAGTTCGGCCTCGGTCATCACCAATGCATTGCGGCTCCGGAAAGCGCAGACCTGA
- a CDS encoding ATP-dependent nuclease, with protein sequence MYISKIHIENFRRFGAGDDAFELSLNPGLTALVGENDAGKTAIIDALRLVIGTRDQESLRLDSTDFHQSPAGARAKDIRIQLTFSALTPSDRAAFAEYLTYHEDGLAEPRLIVTWIARRTEGGVGLRKYLPVEWRTGAIGDGPSLDSEARFQLQATYLRPLRDAERAMSAGRGSRLSQILQHTKEIKDGIEFDVQVLHTLKPEDLSVLGVGDYTNYLIETSRGVTVTRQRLNDDYLRHLSFSGDTLNARVRINGHRDDSTRLRTLLEKLEVALGSNDLSEDAHSRGLGSNNVLFMACELLLLGTEEDGFPLLIIEEPEAHLHPQRQLRLMGFLADQASRERPDGQQIQVILTTHSPNLASHVKLDNLVLVRDGRAYPMGEGQTKLERTDYRFLQRFLDVTKANLFFARGVVIVEGDAENILLPTLARLVGRDFERFGVSVVNVGGVGLSRYGRIFMRRNPGISRELKVPVACITDMDVMPDCAPQIVGKIEVGATIPKLPGSKRRWRVKSDFLPGGLESRRHKIRDKAQEQQVRTFVADEWTLEYDLAYFGLEKELWLAAALADADDKLNEKKTTPFRVMWVALHAYEKIASLSQEERCSHVYEPFARSGGVSKAIAAQYLAELLESSVRRDEKERARLLWRLPQYIRDAIAHVTEPFEPLPMSTPEAKAADNALDDASGPAMTQGADHA encoded by the coding sequence GTGTATATCTCCAAGATCCATATCGAGAATTTTCGCCGGTTTGGCGCAGGCGATGACGCCTTTGAGCTGTCGCTGAACCCCGGCCTGACAGCCTTAGTCGGGGAAAATGACGCTGGCAAGACGGCCATCATCGACGCGCTACGTCTGGTGATTGGCACGCGAGACCAGGAGTCGCTGAGACTGGATAGTACCGATTTTCATCAGTCGCCCGCGGGGGCGCGTGCTAAGGACATCAGAATTCAGCTCACGTTTTCGGCGTTAACGCCAAGCGACAGAGCCGCATTTGCCGAGTATCTGACCTACCACGAAGACGGCCTTGCCGAGCCGCGTCTCATTGTGACGTGGATTGCTCGGCGGACGGAGGGTGGGGTTGGATTGCGCAAATACCTGCCGGTGGAATGGCGGACGGGAGCCATTGGTGACGGCCCCTCACTGGACTCGGAAGCCCGCTTCCAGCTTCAGGCAACCTATCTACGGCCGTTGCGTGACGCCGAACGCGCGATGTCGGCAGGGCGGGGGTCCCGGCTATCCCAAATTCTGCAGCATACAAAGGAGATCAAGGACGGCATCGAGTTTGACGTCCAGGTGCTCCACACGCTGAAGCCCGAAGATCTTAGCGTGTTAGGCGTCGGTGACTACACGAATTACCTGATCGAAACGTCGCGCGGTGTGACAGTGACCCGCCAACGGCTGAACGACGACTATCTCAGGCATCTGTCCTTCTCTGGGGATACTCTGAATGCCCGCGTTCGCATTAACGGACATCGCGACGACAGTACCCGGTTGCGAACGCTGCTCGAGAAGCTTGAAGTCGCATTGGGCTCAAACGACCTGTCGGAAGACGCACACTCTCGTGGCCTGGGTTCGAACAATGTCCTGTTTATGGCCTGTGAGCTTCTGCTTCTAGGCACGGAGGAGGATGGCTTTCCGCTGCTAATCATTGAGGAACCGGAGGCTCACTTGCATCCGCAACGTCAGCTGCGGCTGATGGGCTTCCTCGCGGATCAGGCATCTCGGGAGCGGCCGGATGGCCAGCAAATTCAAGTCATCCTGACCACGCACAGTCCGAATCTGGCTTCCCACGTGAAACTGGACAACCTCGTACTCGTACGGGACGGCCGCGCCTATCCGATGGGCGAGGGCCAGACCAAGCTGGAGAGAACCGATTACCGCTTTCTACAACGGTTCCTTGACGTGACGAAGGCCAACCTGTTCTTCGCCCGTGGGGTCGTCATCGTCGAGGGGGATGCGGAAAACATCCTGCTTCCGACGCTAGCAAGGCTGGTGGGACGTGATTTCGAACGGTTTGGGGTGTCCGTCGTCAATGTTGGGGGTGTTGGACTCAGCCGCTATGGTCGGATTTTCATGCGTCGGAATCCAGGCATTAGCCGCGAGCTAAAAGTCCCGGTCGCGTGCATTACCGACATGGATGTGATGCCCGATTGTGCGCCGCAAATTGTGGGGAAGATCGAGGTGGGCGCGACCATCCCCAAGCTGCCCGGTTCCAAGCGCCGCTGGAGGGTAAAGAGCGACTTCTTGCCGGGAGGGCTCGAATCGAGGCGGCACAAGATCCGCGATAAAGCCCAGGAGCAGCAGGTTCGCACCTTCGTGGCGGACGAATGGACGCTTGAGTACGATCTTGCGTACTTCGGCTTGGAGAAGGAACTGTGGTTAGCGGCTGCCCTGGCCGACGCCGATGACAAGCTGAACGAGAAGAAGACGACGCCATTTCGGGTCATGTGGGTCGCTTTGCATGCCTACGAGAAGATCGCTAGCCTGTCGCAAGAGGAACGTTGCTCGCACGTGTACGAGCCCTTCGCCAGATCCGGGGGCGTGTCGAAGGCGATTGCCGCGCAGTATTTGGCGGAACTGTTGGAGTCGAGCGTGCGGCGGGACGAGAAGGAACGGGCTCGTTTGCTTTGGCGCCTTCCTCAATATATCCGGGATGCGATCGCTCATGTGACTGAGCCGTTTGAACCGCTACCTATGTCGACGCCTGAGGCCAAGGCTGCTGACAATGCGCTTGACGACGCGAGCGGCCCAGCGATGACACAGGGGGCCGATCATGCGTGA
- a CDS encoding Shedu immune nuclease family protein, translating into MEGEPVTGAESAAVYDHSEVMNPSFRLAVGADGSLPCRDLYVQTFARSEHGPDDWISQPEGQWHLLARILPQSIVTYPVHTNPHAQRYLRPRHGRIRTIILQGGEEHAMPDSPEAAVSLIEAALPWRASNDCAYGLGLTKELDAIWLGIQQITGVDTLIVTKDGETKLEGSAVVMPEGELDMLRHALDRANRHVRSRVQLAKTTHIRNTLLTQLIPERFPPIVQVGATGELVEVRLDRTRQSTATVRAQRRATVRAVRENAALIAHEAPEELMELHAEIERVTLASMIERYEGMLAQTLPEGRWQSFFETNIFILTMLFARPVRLLHTQFHAQGSSLSGSGAQVGDFLLGELGQSLAIVEIKKPSTMLMLNAAYRNSEVYGPSAELSGAITQVLYQQSALHSNWLAHQIRPELRDSRPDATKCVIIAGLTPTEERQRRSFEIFRNACKNVEVVTFDELLGKLRVLLQHLAPAS; encoded by the coding sequence ATGGAAGGTGAACCAGTGACTGGCGCCGAGTCAGCCGCCGTCTACGACCACAGTGAAGTCATGAATCCGAGCTTCCGGCTGGCAGTAGGCGCCGACGGAAGTCTTCCCTGCAGGGATCTCTACGTCCAGACCTTTGCACGGTCGGAACATGGGCCGGATGATTGGATTTCGCAGCCGGAGGGGCAGTGGCATCTACTGGCGCGGATTCTGCCGCAAAGCATCGTGACGTATCCCGTTCACACCAATCCCCATGCGCAGCGCTATTTGAGGCCTCGGCATGGGCGCATTCGGACGATCATCCTCCAGGGTGGCGAAGAGCATGCGATGCCCGATAGTCCGGAGGCCGCGGTCTCGCTCATTGAAGCGGCGCTGCCCTGGCGTGCCTCCAATGATTGCGCTTACGGCCTTGGACTGACGAAGGAGCTGGATGCAATCTGGTTGGGCATCCAGCAGATTACCGGTGTCGACACGCTCATCGTGACCAAAGACGGCGAGACCAAGCTCGAAGGCAGCGCGGTTGTGATGCCCGAGGGAGAACTGGACATGCTGCGGCACGCGCTGGACAGAGCGAATCGGCATGTGCGCAGTCGTGTCCAGTTGGCGAAGACCACGCACATCCGGAATACCCTGCTGACCCAGTTAATCCCCGAGCGCTTTCCGCCGATCGTCCAAGTCGGGGCCACCGGCGAACTCGTTGAGGTGCGTCTGGATCGAACGCGTCAATCGACCGCGACGGTTCGCGCGCAGCGGCGCGCTACCGTTCGGGCCGTGCGAGAGAATGCCGCGCTGATTGCCCATGAAGCACCGGAGGAGCTAATGGAGCTCCATGCCGAAATCGAGCGGGTCACCTTGGCCAGCATGATCGAGCGTTATGAGGGGATGCTGGCACAGACGCTACCGGAAGGCCGGTGGCAGTCCTTTTTCGAGACCAACATCTTCATCCTGACGATGCTGTTCGCTCGGCCCGTTCGCCTGCTTCATACCCAGTTTCACGCGCAAGGGTCGAGTTTGAGTGGCTCTGGGGCGCAAGTTGGCGATTTCTTGCTCGGGGAACTGGGGCAATCGCTGGCGATTGTCGAGATCAAGAAGCCTTCGACCATGCTCATGCTGAACGCCGCGTACCGGAACAGCGAGGTGTATGGACCAAGTGCCGAGCTGAGCGGGGCCATTACGCAGGTGCTGTACCAGCAGAGTGCCCTGCACAGCAACTGGCTTGCTCACCAGATTCGGCCGGAGCTGCGTGATTCCCGGCCCGACGCGACGAAATGCGTGATTATTGCCGGCTTGACGCCCACGGAGGAACGGCAGCGGCGCAGCTTCGAAATTTTCCGCAACGCGTGCAAGAATGTCGAGGTGGTAACTTTTGACGAGCTATTAGGCAAGCTGCGGGTTCTGTTGCAACACCTGGCTCCTGCGAGTTGA
- a CDS encoding DUF411 domain-containing protein: MKKFLFTAALLAIGVTAHAASPSLVVYKDPNCGCCEGWVRHLNEAGIRTKVINSTDVDAIKTKLGVPAQLGSCHTAVMEGTGQVVEGHVPAAAVRKLAASPAVKGVAVPGMPANSPGMGKMDGNLVTVDFGGKPFSKN; encoded by the coding sequence ATGAAGAAGTTTCTTTTCACTGCCGCATTGCTGGCGATTGGCGTCACGGCGCATGCAGCCTCGCCGTCTCTGGTGGTGTACAAGGATCCCAATTGCGGATGCTGCGAAGGTTGGGTACGGCATTTAAATGAAGCCGGCATCCGCACCAAAGTCATCAATTCGACCGATGTCGACGCCATCAAGACGAAGCTGGGAGTCCCCGCGCAACTGGGCTCGTGCCATACCGCAGTGATGGAAGGTACCGGCCAGGTGGTGGAGGGGCATGTGCCCGCGGCAGCGGTCAGGAAACTGGCTGCCAGCCCGGCCGTAAAAGGCGTCGCAGTGCCTGGTATGCCGGCAAACTCCCCCGGCATGGGCAAGATGGACGGTAACCTCGTGACGGTCGATTTTGGCGGCAAGCCGTTCTCGAAGAACTAA